The nucleotide sequence TGACGTATAGTCAGGATCAACGGCCTTGAATCCAATACCAGCTTCTTCCGCTTTGTATTCGAGACAGTGCCGAAACAGGGACCATGCTACGTCTGCTATTGATTTAGCCAATCGTCTATTCTTTTCCATATCTTTAACGTCCAGTTTCTCTACGGCTATGAATCCGTGACGATTGACCATTTTTCTTGATTCTTGATGAGCAAAGTTATGTCGCTTGTTACGGATACGCTCATGCACTCTACCAATGACTTTACGACGCTTTTCTCTTGTGGGGTCAGTCTTGGGTCTTTGTTTCACTGCGTCCCATTTGCGCTGTGCTTTGGCAAGAGACTTTTCCTCTTTGCGAAAGAATCTCTGATTCTCTATTTTCTGTCCGTCACTGGTCACAGCAAAGGAATTGAGACCCACGTCAATGCCAACAGCAGAGTTAGTGTTTAGTTTCTTATCTTTTTCGCCAATATCGCAAGAGATAGATACAAACCATTTGCCTGTTGCTGTGCGTGTGATTGTGCAAGACTTAGGGATACCCTCAAGTGACCTGTGCTGGACAATGCGAATGCAACCAATACTGCCCAATCGCAAGCCCTTGTCGTCCAATCGACATCCATTGGCAAACTGAGGATAGGTGATAGAATCAT is from Gemmatimonadota bacterium and encodes:
- a CDS encoding IS200/IS605 family element transposase accessory protein TnpB, with the translated sequence MVKSFKYRLRPTKKQEQILLAHIDECRILYNQLLCARIQAWKNENKSLSQYDQTKTVPLLKQQHAAFKQVYSQVLQQVSQRVDLAFKGFFRRLKKKAETGEKAGFPRYKSQGRYDSITYPQFANGCRLDDKGLRLGSIGCIRIVQHRSLEGIPKSCTITRTATGKWFVSISCDIGEKDKKLNTNSAVGIDVGLNSFAVTSDGQKIENQRFFRKEEKSLAKAQRKWDAVKQRPKTDPTREKRRKVIGRVHERIRNKRHNFAHQESRKMVNRHGFIAVEKLDVKDMEKNRRLAKSIADVAWSLFRHCLEYKAEEAGIGFKAVDPDYTSQDCSACGHREKKALSQRVHHCKVCGYKTDRDHNAAINILTLGLQRQAD